From a single Alloactinosynnema sp. L-07 genomic region:
- a CDS encoding histidine kinase: MISIAWRVVGPVGRMSTYRVWVYLILGGALLVPFGLFSSAVVSAVSPVTTTQEGVWLKTLAIMMVMVIAMTAMSLIPAVRVIEGTAARELLGDAVPDHGMGRVTSWPRRIRWAAWIAQHLITGGVIAAITFAMPFVLLFTIPVPFTGRLDIGGRPVLMPEGWASAWLPAVGLLSVLGLVHLVVYLGGLFCRAAPWLLGPTAADRLAAMTKQAERLAERNRLARDLHDSVGHALSVVTVQAAAARRVLESDLAFAERALGAIEDSARSALADLDHVLGLLREDGPPASTQWTLEDLPALLRSTQAAGVTIESSVDGNLGRLPNPVSREAYRIVQECLTNVVRHAGMVAVNVRLVVRRGELAIDIDNPLDPGRGREHGGRGVAGMRERVGLLHGRMSAGPKEGRWCVSVRIPAWSKGER, translated from the coding sequence ATGATCTCGATCGCATGGCGGGTAGTCGGGCCGGTGGGCCGGATGTCGACGTACCGGGTCTGGGTGTACCTGATCCTGGGTGGCGCGCTGCTTGTCCCCTTTGGACTCTTCAGCTCCGCGGTGGTGTCCGCGGTGAGTCCGGTCACCACCACGCAGGAGGGAGTGTGGCTGAAGACGTTGGCGATCATGATGGTGATGGTGATCGCCATGACCGCCATGTCGTTGATCCCGGCGGTACGGGTGATCGAGGGGACCGCGGCCAGAGAGCTGCTGGGCGACGCGGTTCCTGATCACGGGATGGGTCGGGTGACGTCGTGGCCGCGGCGGATTCGGTGGGCGGCGTGGATCGCGCAACACCTGATCACGGGCGGGGTGATCGCCGCGATCACGTTCGCGATGCCGTTCGTCCTGCTGTTCACGATCCCGGTCCCGTTCACGGGCCGATTAGACATCGGTGGGCGGCCGGTGCTGATGCCAGAGGGCTGGGCCAGCGCGTGGTTGCCCGCCGTTGGGTTGCTCAGTGTGCTCGGGCTCGTGCACCTGGTCGTGTACCTGGGCGGGTTGTTCTGCCGGGCGGCTCCGTGGCTGCTGGGGCCGACCGCGGCGGACCGACTGGCCGCGATGACCAAGCAGGCCGAGCGGCTCGCCGAGCGCAATCGGCTCGCTCGCGACCTGCACGACTCGGTCGGGCACGCGCTGAGCGTGGTGACCGTGCAGGCGGCCGCGGCGCGGCGGGTGCTGGAGAGCGACCTTGCCTTCGCGGAGCGGGCACTGGGTGCGATCGAGGACTCGGCCAGGTCGGCGCTCGCCGATCTCGACCACGTGCTCGGACTGCTGCGGGAGGATGGGCCGCCCGCGTCGACACAGTGGACGCTCGAAGACCTGCCCGCGCTGCTGCGGAGCACTCAGGCGGCGGGGGTCACCATCGAGTCCAGTGTGGATGGAAACCTGGGGCGGCTGCCGAATCCGGTCTCCAGGGAGGCGTATCGGATCGTTCAGGAGTGTCTGACCAATGTGGTGCGCCACGCTGGGATGGTGGCGGTGAACGTGCGGCTGGTCGTGCGGCGTGGCGAACTGGCGATCGACATCGACAACCCGCTTGATCCTGGGCGTGGCCGGGAACACGGCGGGCGTGGGGTGGCCGGGATGCGGGAGCGGGTCGGACTGCTGCACGGGCGGATGAGCGCGGGGCCCAAGGAAGGTCGCTGGTGCGTGTCGGTGCGCATCCCGGCATGGTCGAAAGGGGAGCGGTGA
- a CDS encoding response regulator transcription factor, with translation MSVSVVLVDDEELIRAGLRAIIDAESDLEVVGEAGDGAEVPSVVARTRPDVVLMDVRMPAVDGISATTRLLAQPGAPKVLVVTTFENDDYVYDALRVGASGFLLKRAQPDEIVKAIRVVASGESLLFPAAIRALAISRDRGSRGLESAGLTDRESEVLRLMAGGLTNGEIAKRLYLGVETVKTHVRNVLAKLQARDRTQAVITAYESGFIVPA, from the coding sequence GTGAGCGTTTCGGTGGTGCTGGTCGACGACGAGGAACTGATCCGCGCGGGTCTGCGCGCGATCATCGACGCGGAGTCGGACCTCGAGGTCGTGGGGGAGGCGGGGGACGGCGCGGAGGTGCCGTCGGTGGTTGCCCGGACTCGGCCGGATGTCGTGCTGATGGACGTCCGGATGCCGGCGGTCGACGGGATCTCGGCCACGACCCGGTTGCTCGCCCAGCCTGGCGCGCCGAAGGTCTTGGTCGTCACCACCTTCGAGAACGACGACTACGTCTATGACGCACTGCGGGTCGGGGCCAGCGGGTTCCTGCTCAAACGGGCGCAGCCGGACGAGATCGTCAAGGCGATCCGGGTGGTCGCGAGCGGTGAGTCGCTGTTGTTCCCGGCCGCGATCCGCGCGTTGGCGATCAGCCGCGACCGGGGCAGCCGAGGGCTGGAGTCGGCGGGTCTGACCGATCGCGAGTCCGAGGTGCTGCGGCTGATGGCGGGCGGTCTGACCAACGGTGAGATCGCGAAGCGGCTGTACCTGGGTGTGGAGACGGTGAAGACCCACGTGCGCAATGTCCTCGCGAAGCTCCAAGCCCGGGACCGGACTCAGGCGGTGATCACCGCCTACGAGTCAGGATTCATCGTTCCAGCGTAG
- the glmS gene encoding glutamine--fructose-6-phosphate transaminase (isomerizing), with product MCGIVGYVGTRDAIPVLVEGLHRLEYRGYDSAGVAVVRRGKVVVTKAAGRVQELRDRLTKPTPSTIGIAHTRWATHGEPSDRNAHPHLDAEGRIAVVHNGIIENAKQLRARLGAAGVELVSETDTEAIAHLIAAELAAGAGSLEDAVRAALRQVEGTYGLVVLDRTRPDELVVARNGSPIVLGIGEGEMFVASDVAALVHHTQRVVFLDDGELATVRAGEYRTSTLEARRTSKEPTTVDMVADDYELGGHPDFMRKEMAEQPEAVERALRGRLDERFATAHLGGLGLDAMALRAVRRVKFLGCGSAYYAGQLGANLVEELARIPADAEPASEFRYRNPVVDPDTLYVAISQSGETLDTLAAVQELRRKGGRVIGAVNVVGSAVARECGSGVFLHAGPEVSVASTKAMTNMTVSFAMLALLLGRVRDLSAASGQRIVAGLRALPARIEEVLGDDAAIREVAKRHAGAKHMFFLGRVRGWPVAREGAQKLKEISYVHAEAYQSAELKHGPLALIDADMPSVVVVPDDELLSKNLGTIEQIKARGGPVIAVTNADLPEGLADDVIRVSRGEPELDPIVLTVALQLLAYHLAVELGRDVDKPRNLAKSVTVE from the coding sequence ATGTGCGGGATCGTCGGGTATGTGGGTACGCGGGACGCCATTCCGGTGCTGGTGGAGGGGCTGCACCGGCTGGAGTACCGCGGGTACGACTCGGCTGGGGTCGCCGTGGTGCGGCGGGGCAAGGTGGTGGTGACCAAGGCCGCCGGGCGGGTGCAGGAGCTGCGTGACCGGCTCACCAAGCCCACGCCGTCGACGATCGGGATCGCCCACACGCGCTGGGCGACCCATGGTGAGCCCTCCGACCGCAACGCCCACCCGCACCTCGACGCCGAGGGGCGGATCGCGGTGGTGCACAACGGGATCATCGAGAACGCCAAGCAACTGCGGGCCCGGCTGGGCGCCGCGGGCGTCGAATTGGTGTCCGAGACCGACACCGAGGCGATCGCCCACCTGATCGCCGCGGAACTCGCCGCGGGCGCAGGGTCGCTGGAGGACGCCGTGCGGGCGGCGCTGCGGCAGGTCGAAGGGACCTATGGGCTGGTCGTGCTGGACCGCACCCGACCCGACGAGCTGGTCGTGGCCCGCAACGGCAGCCCGATCGTGCTGGGCATCGGCGAGGGCGAGATGTTCGTGGCCTCCGACGTCGCCGCTCTGGTCCACCACACCCAGCGCGTGGTCTTCCTCGACGACGGCGAACTCGCGACGGTCCGCGCCGGTGAGTACCGCACCAGCACCTTGGAGGCCCGCCGGACCAGCAAGGAGCCCACCACCGTCGACATGGTCGCCGACGACTACGAGCTGGGCGGCCACCCGGACTTCATGCGCAAGGAGATGGCCGAACAGCCCGAGGCGGTCGAGCGGGCGCTGCGCGGCAGGCTCGACGAGCGGTTCGCCACCGCCCACCTTGGCGGGCTCGGGCTCGACGCGATGGCGCTGCGCGCGGTGCGGCGGGTCAAATTCCTGGGCTGCGGCTCGGCCTACTACGCGGGTCAGCTGGGGGCGAACCTGGTCGAAGAACTGGCCAGGATCCCGGCGGACGCCGAGCCCGCGTCGGAGTTCCGGTACCGCAACCCGGTGGTCGACCCGGACACCCTCTACGTCGCGATCAGCCAGTCCGGCGAAACCTTGGACACGCTCGCCGCCGTGCAGGAGCTGCGCCGCAAGGGCGGCCGGGTGATCGGCGCGGTGAACGTGGTGGGCAGCGCGGTGGCGCGCGAGTGCGGCAGCGGGGTGTTCCTGCACGCGGGCCCGGAGGTCTCGGTCGCCTCGACCAAGGCGATGACCAACATGACCGTCTCGTTCGCCATGCTCGCGTTGCTGCTGGGCCGGGTCCGCGACCTGTCCGCCGCCTCCGGCCAGCGGATCGTCGCCGGGTTGCGGGCGCTCCCGGCGCGGATCGAGGAGGTCCTGGGTGACGACGCCGCCATCCGGGAGGTAGCCAAGCGGCACGCGGGCGCCAAGCACATGTTCTTCCTCGGCCGCGTGCGCGGCTGGCCGGTGGCGCGGGAGGGAGCGCAGAAGCTCAAGGAGATCTCCTACGTCCACGCCGAGGCCTACCAGTCGGCCGAGCTCAAGCACGGCCCGTTGGCCCTGATCGACGCAGACATGCCCAGTGTCGTGGTCGTTCCGGATGACGAGCTGCTGTCGAAGAACCTGGGCACGATCGAGCAGATCAAGGCCCGCGGCGGCCCGGTGATCGCGGTGACGAACGCCGACTTGCCCGAGGGGCTGGCCGACGACGTGATCCGGGTGTCCAGGGGTGAGCCCGAACTCGACCCGATCGTGCTGACCGTGGCCCTGCAACTGCTCGCCTACCACCTGGCCGTCGAGTTGGGCCGCGACGTGGACAAGCCCCGCAACCTGGCCAAGAGCGTCACCGTCGAGTGA
- a CDS encoding EAL domain-containing protein, with product MTVVQDVSFAFQPLLSTRTGEPVAIEALARPGTGGIYDLLRQAGKAGRLVETDIALAARAVAAAAHHDRTVPLHINLVAATAARADELISTMRLPLGQSGRATTEVVLEITPPFSRVHRAELIRGLAQLREAGYRIAFDSVGDGDLPLSLLADVGPDLIKLDSHLIGGLPDDAPSLAVVESLAHYCSRTGIRLAAVGVDNEDQLLCLNRLGVRLAQGNLLAGASQDATTTAVPLPRPVAEIIELNATTTTGDVTGVPLVSDFVRPATTLPDTATAEEVRDTFAAAPAITGLVLVDEHGRPAYSVERSRFLIAVTGPYGHALNAKKAASRHADAPRVIRADATAMQLLEMVNDADWERSGDDIVVTDHNRVCVGVVRLSEVVRGVAEAKIEQAAALNPLTRLPGSEVVDREIDRRINNAEMFVVAWLDVDAFKVVNDTVGFAAGDDLIRSLGRALADAEAELPGVRVGHVGGDDFLIVTELDEIAPLVSRVVDRVWSTEGLPVTVSLASLVCGVGSVRSYREASRLLAPLKKQAKAVAGSSWVLTRPGADRVEVLRGRTGPGPQHALRDARPTTVYSAV from the coding sequence GTGACCGTGGTTCAGGACGTCAGCTTCGCGTTTCAGCCGTTGCTCAGTACCCGAACCGGCGAACCCGTCGCCATCGAAGCTCTCGCGCGACCGGGAACCGGCGGTATTTACGACTTGCTCCGGCAAGCCGGAAAAGCGGGACGCCTAGTCGAAACGGATATCGCACTGGCCGCCAGGGCCGTGGCCGCCGCGGCCCACCACGACCGCACGGTGCCGCTGCACATCAACCTCGTGGCCGCCACCGCCGCCCGCGCCGACGAGCTGATCTCGACGATGCGCCTGCCGCTGGGCCAAAGCGGGCGCGCCACCACCGAGGTCGTCCTGGAGATCACCCCGCCCTTCAGCCGCGTGCACCGCGCCGAGCTGATCCGCGGCCTCGCCCAGCTGCGCGAGGCCGGGTACCGGATCGCCTTCGACTCCGTCGGCGACGGCGACCTGCCGCTGTCGCTGCTCGCCGACGTCGGCCCCGACCTGATCAAGCTCGACAGCCACCTGATCGGTGGGCTGCCTGACGACGCGCCCAGCCTGGCCGTGGTCGAGAGCCTGGCCCACTACTGCTCGCGCACCGGCATCCGGCTGGCCGCGGTCGGCGTCGACAACGAGGACCAGTTGCTCTGCCTCAACCGGCTTGGCGTCCGCCTGGCCCAGGGCAACTTGCTGGCCGGCGCCTCGCAGGACGCGACGACCACCGCCGTGCCGCTGCCCCGCCCGGTCGCCGAGATCATCGAGCTGAACGCCACGACCACCACCGGCGACGTCACCGGTGTCCCGCTGGTGTCGGACTTCGTGCGGCCCGCCACCACGCTGCCGGACACGGCGACCGCCGAGGAGGTCCGCGACACCTTCGCCGCGGCCCCGGCGATCACCGGCCTCGTGCTGGTCGACGAGCACGGCAGGCCCGCGTACTCCGTGGAGCGCAGCCGGTTCCTGATCGCGGTCACCGGCCCGTACGGGCACGCGCTCAACGCCAAGAAGGCCGCCAGCAGGCACGCCGACGCGCCGCGGGTGATCCGCGCCGACGCGACCGCCATGCAGCTGCTGGAGATGGTCAACGACGCCGACTGGGAGCGCTCCGGCGACGACATCGTGGTCACCGACCACAACCGGGTGTGCGTCGGCGTGGTCCGGCTGAGCGAGGTCGTCCGCGGCGTCGCCGAGGCCAAGATCGAGCAGGCCGCCGCGCTCAACCCGCTCACCAGGCTGCCCGGCAGCGAGGTGGTCGACCGGGAGATCGACCGGCGGATCAACAACGCCGAGATGTTCGTCGTGGCGTGGCTCGACGTGGACGCGTTCAAGGTCGTCAACGACACCGTCGGGTTCGCCGCTGGCGACGACCTCATCCGGTCCCTTGGCCGCGCGCTGGCCGACGCCGAGGCCGAGCTGCCCGGCGTGCGCGTCGGCCACGTCGGCGGCGACGACTTCCTGATCGTGACCGAGCTGGACGAGATCGCCCCGCTGGTCAGCCGCGTGGTCGACCGGGTGTGGAGCACCGAGGGCCTGCCGGTCACGGTGTCGCTGGCGTCGCTGGTGTGCGGGGTCGGCTCCGTGCGCTCCTACCGCGAGGCTTCGCGGCTGCTCGCGCCGCTGAAGAAGCAGGCGAAAGCCGTCGCCGGGTCGAGCTGGGTGCTCACCCGACCAGGCGCCGACCGCGTCGAGGTGCTGCGCGGCCGGACCGGGCCGGGCCCCCAGCACGCGCTGCGGGACGCCCGGCCGACGACTGTGTACTCGGCGGTCTAG
- a CDS encoding lycopene cyclase family protein yields MISAVDVVVVGAGPAGWALAHHCVGAGLDTMLVDPAPFAPWPATYGLWLDQCAALPADSYIRVRTVHAGGRPLDRGYCVLRNDVVLAGFSRGVTVVTGQVTAADRGPHGVTVALADGTRIACAVAVDASGARRVLSGGPLAGPRAEQTAFGVIVPAASFVPAGEAVFMDHWATVGGLATFLYAVPLPDGRVLLEETSLAARPGVPRAVLRDRLAARGVDMTGPVEWVRFALDVPPPWRGDAVAFGAAAGMIHPATGYSLGDAFALAPRVAAAIADAPRGKAGVAARQAVWSPRAQVVHRLRSRGLRTLLALPADRHPQFFESFFTLPSELRDAYLTGREDVRGTAAAMAAVFRAVPWGIRKTILLLR; encoded by the coding sequence GTGATCAGCGCCGTGGATGTCGTGGTCGTCGGCGCGGGGCCCGCCGGGTGGGCGCTCGCCCATCACTGCGTGGGCGCGGGGCTGGACACCATGCTCGTCGACCCGGCGCCGTTCGCGCCGTGGCCCGCGACGTATGGCCTGTGGCTTGACCAGTGCGCGGCCCTCCCCGCTGACTCCTACATCCGGGTGCGCACGGTGCACGCGGGAGGACGGCCGCTTGACCGCGGTTATTGCGTGCTGCGCAACGACGTTGTCCTCGCCGGGTTCAGCCGGGGTGTCACCGTGGTGACCGGGCAGGTGACTGCCGCTGACCGCGGCCCGCACGGTGTGACGGTCGCGCTCGCCGACGGCACCAGGATCGCCTGCGCGGTCGCGGTCGACGCGTCTGGAGCGCGGCGAGTGTTGTCCGGTGGGCCGTTGGCGGGACCGCGCGCCGAGCAGACCGCGTTCGGAGTGATCGTTCCCGCAGCGTCTTTCGTGCCGGCGGGCGAGGCCGTGTTCATGGACCACTGGGCCACCGTCGGCGGTCTCGCCACCTTCCTCTACGCCGTCCCGCTGCCCGACGGACGCGTGCTGCTGGAGGAAACGAGCCTGGCCGCGCGGCCCGGTGTGCCCCGCGCCGTCCTGCGCGACCGCCTGGCCGCGCGTGGTGTGGACATGACCGGTCCGGTCGAGTGGGTCCGGTTCGCGCTCGACGTGCCACCGCCGTGGCGCGGGGACGCGGTCGCCTTCGGCGCCGCCGCGGGCATGATCCACCCGGCCACCGGCTACAGCCTTGGCGACGCGTTCGCGCTGGCCCCGCGGGTGGCCGCGGCGATCGCCGACGCGCCGCGCGGCAAGGCGGGCGTCGCCGCGCGCCAGGCTGTCTGGTCGCCGCGCGCCCAGGTCGTGCACCGGTTGCGCAGCCGCGGCCTGCGGACGCTGCTCGCGCTGCCCGCCGACCGCCACCCGCAGTTCTTCGAGTCGTTCTTCACGTTGCCCTCGGAGCTGCGCGACGCCTACCTGACCGGCCGTGAGGACGTCCGGGGCACCGCCGCCGCCATGGCCGCGGTGTTCCGCGCCGTCCCGTGGGGAATTCGCAAAACAATCCTTCTATTGCGGTAA
- a CDS encoding deoxyguanosinetriphosphate triphosphohydrolase family protein: MPDHLRQRESRRDAAAGPVDLAASPFRGDRDRIVASPFFARLGGVTQVVSAAGSGLLHNRLTHSLKVAQVARAIAERLISDPVLAPVLEDLGGCDPDVVEAASVAHDLGHPPFGHLGEQVLDRLARHRFGLPDGFEGNAQSFRIITTTDTRGPRAAGLDLTAAVRAATLKYPWTRLTYPTPHPRDMADPPRGAAEPKDAPGTGSSKFSAYITEIDDVIQCRASFDKRVDPWQQTVESSVMDNADDIAYAIHDLEDFHRVGVLQHAPVSAELGQWETDRAEFAALDDAELARWQRKPGQSLETLRRRLHARDSWIVDDEVFAAAVSRVRAELVDDLLSVPFDGSVAAEQAFGRFSSGWTARLVAGVHVLADPPTRSGHVLLGREQWHEVQVLKFVHRRFVLLRPDLALYQRGQARLLTWLVEALEQWLSDPYEADRLPRRLHDLVELAHGEYASLAGSSPETLVGATGETPPGGVLTLARGRAVIDFVASLTDGQAAALLDALSGRTGQSWSDAFVL, from the coding sequence GTGCCCGATCATCTGCGTCAGCGTGAGTCCCGGCGTGATGCCGCCGCCGGGCCGGTCGATCTCGCCGCGTCCCCGTTCCGCGGCGACCGGGACCGGATCGTGGCCTCGCCGTTCTTCGCCCGCCTGGGCGGCGTGACGCAGGTGGTGAGCGCGGCGGGTTCCGGGCTGCTGCACAACCGGCTCACCCACAGCCTCAAGGTGGCGCAGGTGGCCAGGGCGATCGCCGAGCGGCTGATCTCCGATCCCGTGTTGGCCCCGGTGCTGGAGGACCTCGGCGGCTGCGACCCCGACGTGGTGGAGGCCGCGTCGGTGGCCCACGACCTCGGCCACCCGCCGTTCGGCCACCTCGGCGAGCAGGTGCTCGACCGGCTGGCCCGGCACCGGTTCGGTCTCCCGGACGGGTTCGAGGGCAACGCGCAGAGCTTCCGGATCATCACCACCACCGACACCCGCGGCCCCCGTGCGGCGGGCCTCGACCTGACCGCGGCCGTCCGCGCGGCGACACTCAAGTACCCGTGGACCCGGCTGACCTACCCGACCCCTCATCCACGCGACATGGCCGACCCGCCTCGCGGCGCGGCCGAGCCGAAGGACGCGCCGGGCACCGGGTCGAGCAAGTTCTCGGCCTACATCACCGAGATCGATGACGTGATCCAGTGCCGAGCGTCGTTCGACAAGCGGGTCGACCCGTGGCAGCAGACGGTGGAGTCCTCGGTGATGGACAACGCCGACGACATCGCCTACGCCATCCACGACCTGGAGGACTTCCACCGGGTCGGCGTCCTGCAGCACGCGCCGGTCTCGGCCGAACTCGGCCAGTGGGAGACCGACCGCGCCGAGTTCGCCGCGCTCGACGACGCCGAGCTGGCCCGGTGGCAGCGCAAGCCCGGGCAGTCGCTGGAGACCCTGCGGCGGCGCCTGCACGCGCGCGACTCGTGGATCGTCGACGACGAGGTCTTCGCCGCGGCGGTGTCGCGGGTCCGCGCCGAGTTGGTCGACGATCTGCTGTCGGTGCCGTTCGACGGTTCGGTTGCCGCCGAGCAGGCGTTCGGCCGGTTCTCGTCGGGCTGGACCGCGCGGCTGGTCGCGGGTGTGCACGTGCTGGCCGATCCGCCCACCCGCTCCGGGCACGTGCTGCTGGGCCGCGAGCAGTGGCACGAGGTCCAGGTCCTCAAGTTCGTGCACCGCCGGTTCGTGCTGCTGCGCCCCGACCTGGCGCTCTACCAGCGCGGACAGGCTCGGCTGCTGACCTGGCTGGTCGAGGCGCTCGAGCAGTGGCTGTCGGATCCGTATGAGGCCGACCGGCTCCCGCGCAGGCTGCACGACCTGGTCGAACTCGCCCACGGCGAGTACGCCTCGCTGGCCGGGAGCAGCCCGGAGACTCTCGTCGGCGCCACCGGCGAGACCCCGCCGGGCGGGGTGCTCACCCTGGCCAGGGGCCGCGCGGTGATCGACTTCGTCGCCTCGCTCACCGACGGCCAGGCCGCAGCGCTGCTCGATGCGCTGTCCGGACGCACCGGGCAGTCCTGGTCCGACGCGTTCGTCCTCTGA
- a CDS encoding acVLRF1 family peptidyl-tRNA hydrolase, with translation MARARAVAGGGRGVEVTADRVAGWFERFGARHDGITRTLVTPETVVVEAADGATATVSVPYAPIEGVGEWPTLNVDSLVAHLAKPRQVGLLLVRLGGHSVGVAAAGKVVVSRTDRHQVHGRSAAGGWSQQRFARRREGQARHALEAAAKDVAEVLGSRVEELAAVVLGGDQRALDTLRADRALAAVFAIAEPRVLDVPEPRRTVLDDAAVRAFSIEVVVRDG, from the coding sequence ATGGCCAGGGCGCGCGCGGTCGCGGGCGGCGGTCGGGGCGTCGAGGTGACGGCCGACCGCGTCGCGGGCTGGTTCGAGCGCTTCGGCGCCCGCCATGACGGGATCACCCGCACGCTGGTCACCCCGGAGACCGTGGTGGTCGAGGCGGCCGACGGTGCCACTGCGACGGTTTCCGTGCCGTACGCGCCCATCGAGGGCGTGGGGGAGTGGCCGACCCTGAATGTCGACAGTCTGGTCGCCCACCTGGCCAAGCCTCGCCAAGTCGGGCTGCTGCTCGTCCGGTTGGGCGGCCACAGCGTCGGTGTCGCCGCGGCGGGCAAGGTCGTGGTGTCGCGGACCGACCGGCACCAGGTGCACGGCCGCAGCGCGGCGGGCGGGTGGTCGCAGCAGCGGTTCGCCCGAAGGCGCGAAGGCCAGGCGCGACACGCGTTGGAGGCGGCGGCCAAGGATGTCGCCGAGGTTCTGGGCTCGAGGGTCGAGGAGTTGGCCGCGGTCGTCCTCGGCGGCGATCAGCGGGCGCTGGACACGCTGCGGGCCGACCGCGCGCTGGCGGCGGTGTTCGCCATCGCCGAGCCGCGGGTACTCGACGTCCCCGAGCCGCGCCGGACGGTCCTCGACGACGCGGCGGTGCGGGCCTTCTCGATCGAGGTCGTCGTCCGGGACGGATGA
- a CDS encoding SDR family oxidoreductase — translation MTLAGKTAIVTGASRGIGLAIATDLARAGAAVTISARKPEPLEAAAAAIRAAVPEARVLAVPANTSSAEDRATVVSRTVAELGGADILINNTGINPVYGSLIDADLDGVRKIFDTNVVGALGYIQLAVKAWMGEHGGSIVNIASVAGLRSTGVIAAYGASKAALIRLTEELAWQLGPRIRVNAVAPGVVKTRFAEALYAQGEDEAAKAYPLRRLGVPEDVAGLVTFLASEQAGWITGETIRVDGGLLATGTLG, via the coding sequence ATGACTCTCGCCGGAAAGACCGCCATCGTCACCGGTGCCAGCCGCGGCATCGGCCTGGCCATCGCCACCGACCTGGCCCGCGCGGGCGCGGCCGTGACGATCTCGGCGCGCAAGCCCGAGCCGCTGGAGGCCGCCGCCGCGGCGATCCGCGCCGCGGTGCCGGAGGCCAGGGTGCTGGCCGTACCCGCCAACACGAGTTCGGCCGAGGACCGCGCGACCGTGGTGTCGCGGACGGTGGCCGAACTGGGCGGCGCGGACATCCTGATCAACAACACCGGGATCAACCCGGTGTACGGGTCGCTGATCGACGCCGACCTCGACGGCGTGCGCAAGATCTTCGACACGAACGTGGTGGGTGCGCTGGGATACATCCAACTCGCGGTGAAGGCGTGGATGGGCGAGCACGGCGGCTCGATCGTGAACATCGCGTCGGTGGCGGGCCTGCGCTCGACCGGGGTGATCGCCGCCTACGGGGCGAGCAAGGCCGCGCTGATCCGGCTGACCGAGGAACTGGCCTGGCAGCTCGGGCCGAGGATCCGGGTCAACGCGGTAGCCCCGGGCGTGGTGAAGACCCGCTTCGCCGAGGCGCTCTACGCCCAGGGTGAGGACGAGGCCGCCAAGGCGTATCCGCTACGGCGCCTGGGCGTGCCGGAGGACGTCGCGGGTCTGGTCACCTTCCTGGCCTCGGAACAGGCCGGGTGGATCACCGGGGAGACCATCCGGGTGGACGGTGGCCTGCTGGCCACCGGCACCCTGGGCTGA